Proteins co-encoded in one Waddlia chondrophila WSU 86-1044 genomic window:
- a CDS encoding serine hydrolase has protein sequence MERSIFLLFVLFFNTLTSLEHVSRQHVQKAIDQIDRLVIESMDRLSVPGAAVAVVYNGEVLLLKGYGVREWGKMDPVDNDTVFQLASLSKPITSSVLAAVVAEGRVRWNSPVISLDPSFRLSDAWVTQHVTVADLLSHRSGLYEHAGDLLEDLGYDGKTIIHQLRFIPRLNPFRASYAYTNFGFSEAAYAVANFFNTHWNTLANQKLFAPLRMKHASFRYLDYQNAVNKAVAHQVKEDIPILKHVRNPDPQAPAGGASMSVKDFAKWMIFSLNGGTYKSYRLVPETVLLESQMPYIVSAVDLLDDTINFYGLGWGIKYNRFGNKVLDHSGAFSLGIRSQVVLIPELKVGIAVLTNSYPHALPEAVTQSFMDLIYTGKIEKDWLPIMNEKFIKVMGDEHRFYKAPQMYVPHIELERYAGDYYNEFYGGMRIVSEEDRLVLVIGPKSYRFPLKHYNKDAFMMETKGENSVGETKVVFEFSSDGSLKRVVVDYLNNHGLGVFLPVKE, from the coding sequence ATGGAAAGATCTATTTTTTTGTTATTCGTCCTTTTTTTTAACACTTTGACATCTCTGGAACATGTGTCTCGCCAACATGTTCAAAAAGCCATTGATCAGATTGACCGATTAGTGATCGAAAGCATGGATCGGCTTTCTGTGCCTGGAGCTGCAGTCGCTGTCGTTTACAATGGCGAGGTGCTTCTCCTTAAAGGGTATGGAGTGAGGGAGTGGGGAAAAATGGACCCTGTCGATAACGATACGGTTTTCCAATTGGCCTCTCTTTCCAAGCCGATCACCTCATCAGTCCTTGCGGCAGTTGTTGCAGAAGGCCGGGTGCGTTGGAATAGTCCCGTTATTTCGCTAGACCCTTCATTTAGGCTGTCTGATGCATGGGTGACTCAACATGTCACTGTAGCCGACCTTCTAAGTCATCGCAGCGGATTGTATGAACATGCCGGCGATCTATTAGAAGATCTTGGATATGATGGCAAAACGATCATTCATCAGTTGAGGTTTATTCCTCGCCTCAACCCTTTCCGTGCAAGCTACGCTTACACGAATTTTGGATTTTCTGAAGCTGCGTATGCCGTAGCCAATTTTTTTAATACTCATTGGAATACGCTTGCGAATCAAAAGCTGTTTGCCCCGCTGAGAATGAAACATGCAAGTTTCCGTTACTTGGATTATCAAAATGCTGTGAACAAGGCAGTTGCTCATCAGGTTAAAGAAGATATTCCCATTCTGAAGCATGTCAGGAATCCGGATCCTCAAGCACCTGCCGGAGGAGCAAGCATGTCGGTCAAAGACTTCGCAAAGTGGATGATCTTCAGTCTAAATGGTGGAACATATAAGAGCTACAGGCTAGTGCCGGAAACTGTTCTGCTTGAATCGCAAATGCCTTATATTGTCTCTGCTGTCGATCTTTTGGATGACACCATCAATTTTTATGGACTGGGCTGGGGGATTAAATATAACCGTTTTGGAAATAAGGTCTTAGATCACTCTGGAGCGTTTTCTCTAGGGATTCGAAGCCAGGTTGTTCTTATTCCTGAGTTGAAGGTAGGAATTGCAGTTCTGACTAATTCCTACCCGCATGCCCTGCCGGAAGCAGTTACCCAGAGCTTTATGGATTTGATCTATACCGGCAAGATAGAGAAAGATTGGCTTCCGATCATGAACGAAAAATTTATCAAAGTTATGGGCGATGAACACCGTTTTTATAAGGCTCCTCAAATGTATGTTCCCCATATTGAGCTGGAACGTTATGCAGGGGATTATTACAATGAGTTTTACGGGGGAATGCGCATCGTTAGCGAAGAGGATCGGTTAGTTTTAGTCATAGGGCCTAAGTCGTACCGCTTCCCTTTGAAACACTATAATAAAGATGCCTTTATGATGGAGACTAAAGGGGAAAACAGTGTGGGCGAGACTAAGGTAGTGTTTGAGTTTTCTTCCGACGGCAGCCTTAAGCGTGTCGTTGTGGATTATCTGAATAATCATGGGCTAGGGGTCTTTTTACCGGTTAAAGAATAG
- the dapA gene encoding 4-hydroxy-tetrahydrodipicolinate synthase: MPRLDGLKGVYTAIVTPFKKDKTLDEEGLRNNIQFQISQGVEGIAALGTTGEAPTLSEQEKVRILQIAKEECAGRIHLMAGTGSYSTEQTIRMSKLAEELGADSCLVITPYYNRPNQKGIYHHFKAVAESVHIPMILYHHPGRSGCRITTETLLKLSGIPNIAGIKDASGDLATQTCWLEKVAPSFSVLSGDDPLTLPMLSIGASGVISVTSNLSPKKMINLVSAALQGDFQTAREIHYQLLPLMQALSIDSNPIPVKAAMNLINMAAGPCRLPLTPLEEHHVKFIKEIVHG, encoded by the coding sequence ATGCCTCGCCTAGATGGACTAAAAGGAGTGTATACCGCGATTGTCACCCCTTTCAAAAAAGACAAGACTCTGGATGAAGAGGGGCTGAGAAACAATATTCAATTCCAAATCAGCCAAGGAGTCGAAGGGATTGCTGCACTTGGCACAACAGGAGAAGCGCCTACCCTTTCCGAACAGGAAAAGGTAAGAATTCTGCAGATCGCAAAAGAAGAGTGCGCAGGTCGAATCCATCTAATGGCAGGAACAGGCAGCTACTCAACCGAACAAACCATTCGCATGAGCAAGCTCGCGGAAGAGTTGGGTGCTGATAGCTGCCTAGTGATTACTCCTTATTACAACAGGCCAAATCAGAAAGGCATTTACCATCACTTCAAGGCGGTCGCAGAATCCGTGCACATCCCGATGATCCTTTACCACCATCCAGGCAGGTCCGGATGCCGCATCACAACAGAGACACTTCTCAAACTGTCGGGCATCCCCAACATTGCCGGAATCAAGGACGCTTCCGGAGATCTCGCAACCCAGACTTGCTGGCTGGAAAAAGTCGCCCCTTCTTTCAGCGTTTTAAGCGGAGATGATCCTCTAACACTTCCCATGCTCTCCATCGGAGCCTCAGGGGTCATTTCGGTAACAAGCAATCTTTCCCCTAAAAAAATGATCAATCTGGTTTCTGCCGCACTTCAAGGCGACTTTCAAACTGCCCGCGAGATCCACTATCAACTTCTTCCTCTTATGCAAGCGCTCTCTATCGATTCAAACCCGATTCCTGTCAAAGCAGCCATGAACCTGATCAATATGGCAGCAGGACCTTGCCGGCTTCCCTTAACGCCTTTAGAAGAACACCACGTAAAATTCATTAAAGAAATCGTTCATGGCTAA
- a CDS encoding ATP-dependent RecD-like DNA helicase: protein MDQIKGYIERITFQSRENGYTVVKMQQPGQSDLTCVVGFMPSVQPGETISCTGSWKKHPAHGLQFEAKEYRTEAPADLNGVKKYLGSGLIKGIGPVYAERIVSTFGTETLDVIDLEPERLLEVPGLGEKRVDMIRQCWEEQKSVRDVMIFLQAHNVSPVYAQKIFRVYGKKCIQVVSEAPYSLAKDIHGIGFKTADKIAEKIGIEKNSPQRIEAGILYVLSELSNDGHVCFPRDPFIEEAAKILEVDSSLIIKNIENLQEESIVIQEQVHHGALQTFLWLKPLYIAEKGIAKELLRVMQGASHLRRIDGEKALEWVQEKLSITLADNQKTAVFLALSEKAQIITGGPGTGKSTITNAILTISSKLSDKILLAAPTGRAAKRMSEITGKKAQTIHSLLEFDFRAGGFKRNGKNPLDCDLLIIDEASMIDTLLMYSLLKAVPDHSRLIFVGDIDQLPSVGPGNVLKDMIASRTLAVTQLNQIFRQASGSRIVTNAHRINKGIFPELYNGKESDFFFIAEEDKDALLNQILTLAAQRVPRTYHFDPFTDIQVLAPMKKGVIGTDNLNHLLQETLNPSQNHIYKYGRRFAKGDKVMQTRNNYDKKVYNGDVGRIEKIDETDQKVYVKMEDLLISYDFADLDELVLAYAVSVHKYQGSECPCIIMPVHTSHFKLLHRNLLYTGVTRGKKLVILAGTKKALAIAIHNDEVKSRYTGLLASLLEKHNPALD from the coding sequence GATTTATGCCTTCTGTTCAACCGGGTGAAACAATCAGCTGTACGGGAAGTTGGAAAAAGCATCCAGCACACGGACTGCAATTCGAAGCCAAAGAGTACAGGACAGAAGCTCCTGCCGATCTAAACGGCGTCAAAAAATATCTGGGTTCCGGCCTGATCAAAGGGATCGGTCCCGTTTATGCTGAGAGAATCGTCAGTACATTCGGCACGGAAACACTGGACGTGATCGACTTAGAGCCCGAGCGTCTGCTGGAAGTACCGGGGCTTGGAGAAAAACGGGTTGACATGATCCGTCAATGCTGGGAAGAGCAAAAATCTGTCAGAGATGTCATGATCTTTTTGCAAGCCCATAACGTCAGCCCTGTCTATGCCCAAAAAATCTTCCGCGTCTATGGAAAAAAATGTATTCAAGTGGTCTCCGAGGCCCCCTATTCGCTTGCCAAAGACATCCATGGAATCGGATTTAAAACTGCAGACAAAATTGCGGAAAAAATCGGGATCGAAAAAAATTCCCCACAAAGAATTGAAGCAGGCATTCTCTATGTTCTTTCTGAGCTATCCAATGACGGCCATGTCTGTTTTCCCCGCGATCCATTCATCGAAGAAGCAGCGAAAATACTAGAAGTGGACAGCTCTCTCATCATAAAAAACATCGAAAATCTGCAAGAAGAGAGCATCGTGATCCAGGAACAGGTGCATCATGGCGCGCTGCAAACGTTTTTATGGCTGAAACCTCTTTATATTGCTGAAAAAGGAATCGCCAAGGAGCTTCTCAGAGTCATGCAAGGCGCCTCTCATTTAAGACGTATCGATGGGGAAAAAGCTTTAGAATGGGTTCAGGAAAAGCTTTCAATCACTCTTGCAGACAATCAAAAAACCGCTGTTTTTCTGGCGCTTTCCGAAAAAGCGCAGATCATCACAGGAGGCCCAGGAACAGGTAAAAGCACAATCACAAATGCGATCCTAACCATTTCATCCAAATTATCCGACAAAATCCTTTTAGCAGCGCCCACCGGGCGGGCAGCCAAGCGGATGAGCGAAATCACGGGTAAAAAAGCACAAACAATCCACAGCCTTCTAGAATTTGATTTCCGCGCCGGAGGCTTCAAAAGAAACGGAAAAAATCCGCTCGACTGCGATCTTCTGATTATCGATGAAGCAAGCATGATCGACACCCTTCTCATGTACAGCTTGCTAAAAGCTGTTCCGGACCACTCCCGTTTGATCTTCGTTGGAGATATCGACCAGCTGCCCAGCGTGGGCCCAGGAAATGTACTCAAGGACATGATCGCCTCCCGCACGCTTGCGGTTACCCAACTCAACCAAATTTTCAGACAAGCTTCCGGATCCAGGATTGTCACCAATGCCCACAGGATCAACAAAGGAATTTTTCCCGAACTTTACAACGGAAAGGAGAGCGACTTCTTTTTTATTGCCGAAGAAGATAAAGACGCACTACTCAATCAAATCCTAACCCTGGCAGCGCAACGCGTTCCCAGAACTTATCACTTCGACCCTTTTACAGACATTCAAGTGCTGGCTCCAATGAAAAAAGGAGTCATTGGAACAGACAACCTCAATCATCTTTTGCAAGAAACATTAAATCCTAGCCAAAACCACATTTACAAATACGGGCGCCGCTTTGCTAAAGGAGACAAAGTGATGCAGACCCGAAACAACTATGACAAAAAAGTCTATAACGGAGATGTCGGTAGAATAGAAAAAATCGATGAAACAGATCAGAAAGTTTATGTAAAAATGGAAGATCTGCTGATCTCTTACGATTTTGCCGATCTTGATGAACTGGTCCTTGCCTACGCCGTTTCTGTGCATAAGTACCAGGGAAGCGAGTGTCCCTGCATCATCATGCCCGTGCATACTTCCCACTTCAAACTCCTGCACCGCAATCTCTTATATACAGGAGTTACAAGAGGAAAAAAGCTAGTCATCCTTGCAGGAACAAAAAAAGCGCTGGCGATAGCCATCCACAACGACGAAGTGAAAAGCCGATATACAGGCCTTTTGGCCTCTCTTTTGGAAAAACACAACCCTGCGTTAGATTAA
- a CDS encoding phospholipase D-like domain-containing protein yields MSKIFKTLTVALIAFVFSFLGYTLTHASLPSSGSPIKLYATETHHDLQITFTQAIEEAKTSIHLMIYSLRDKKVINSLRRAAGRGVDIQIICDRNASSHLASKIGKNVHVFYHNDKGLMHQKILIVDQHTILCGSANLTTASLKMHGNLVTGIYSPKLAAHLLIKFNTMKKEGRVEKAPQFNTVINGQNLEFWFLPDHPEGVEKIKQLIRSAEKSIRIAMFTWTRYDLADAVIAAKKRGVHVEVVLDRNASSGVSKRIAEKLLKGGIPVKVNQGPELLHHKFLLIDHQTLLNGSANWTKAAFTINDDFFMIITPLKPSQQKVLEEMWDEILLHSTNLSV; encoded by the coding sequence ATGAGTAAAATTTTCAAAACGCTAACTGTTGCCCTTATTGCTTTCGTTTTCAGTTTTCTTGGATACACGCTCACTCATGCCTCTCTTCCGTCGTCTGGCTCTCCAATTAAGTTGTATGCAACAGAAACCCATCACGACTTGCAAATCACTTTTACGCAGGCAATCGAAGAGGCAAAAACATCCATTCACCTCATGATTTACAGCCTTAGAGACAAGAAGGTGATCAACTCTTTACGCCGAGCAGCAGGCAGAGGAGTGGATATCCAAATCATCTGCGATCGCAACGCCTCTTCGCACCTGGCATCCAAAATCGGTAAAAATGTGCATGTTTTCTATCACAACGATAAAGGACTGATGCATCAAAAAATTCTCATCGTTGATCAACACACCATCTTGTGCGGATCTGCAAACCTGACTACAGCGTCGTTAAAGATGCACGGCAACCTAGTAACGGGGATCTATTCACCAAAATTGGCCGCCCACCTTCTCATAAAATTCAACACCATGAAGAAAGAAGGACGTGTCGAAAAGGCGCCTCAATTCAACACTGTCATCAATGGTCAAAATCTCGAATTTTGGTTTCTCCCCGATCACCCCGAAGGCGTTGAAAAAATTAAACAGCTCATCCGGTCTGCTGAAAAAAGCATTAGAATTGCGATGTTTACCTGGACGCGATACGATCTTGCCGATGCCGTGATTGCAGCCAAAAAGCGCGGAGTCCATGTAGAGGTTGTTCTTGATAGAAACGCCTCGAGTGGAGTGAGTAAACGGATAGCAGAAAAACTGCTTAAAGGAGGTATTCCCGTAAAAGTCAATCAAGGACCGGAGCTGCTGCACCACAAATTCCTTCTCATTGATCATCAAACGCTGTTGAACGGATCCGCAAATTGGACAAAAGCAGCCTTTACCATTAATGACGACTTTTTTATGATCATTACCCCTCTAAAACCCTCTCAACAAAAAGTTCTGGAAGAAATGTGGGACGAAATCCTGCTCCACTCAACAAATTTATCGGTTTAA
- a CDS encoding DUF423 domain-containing protein encodes MNLLLVSGTFLSGLGVALGAFGAHYLKSRLSQEMLAIFEVGVRYQIYHSLALCLLGILTLHYANSYLNYAGASFLFGILLFSGSLYALALSGIKAFGAITPIGGVLFLLGWGLFMIGSLPRG; translated from the coding sequence ATGAATCTTTTGCTTGTTTCGGGAACATTTCTATCCGGATTAGGTGTCGCTTTAGGAGCTTTTGGCGCACACTATCTCAAAAGCAGGCTCTCTCAAGAGATGCTTGCAATTTTTGAAGTCGGAGTCCGTTACCAAATTTACCATAGTTTGGCCCTTTGCCTTTTGGGAATTTTGACTTTGCATTATGCGAATTCCTACCTAAATTATGCAGGGGCATCTTTTTTATTCGGCATTTTGCTGTTTTCGGGGAGTTTGTATGCGCTTGCGCTTTCGGGCATTAAAGCTTTTGGTGCGATCACTCCTATCGGAGGAGTGTTATTTCTATTGGGATGGGGATTATTTATGATAGGAAGCCTGCCCCGCGGTTAA
- a CDS encoding 4-hydroxy-tetrahydrodipicolinate reductase, with protein sequence MLKIALIGYGKMGKMVEQIAVKRSHEIVAIIDPKTEDRETVQNSLKKADVCIEFTQPNAVLGNIRTALSLGKNIVVGTTGWNDALKNVEKWVAESGTGLFYASNFSLGVNLFLKTVEKAADLFLNTGNYNVAGVEIHHQQKLDSPSGTAIAIQQTIARTGGKSPSFSSVRCGSVPGTHTVYFDSPSDTITLTHQARNREDFALGAVSAAEWMQGKTGIYTMEDMLCLA encoded by the coding sequence ATGTTGAAGATAGCACTCATTGGATATGGCAAAATGGGCAAGATGGTCGAGCAAATAGCGGTCAAGCGCAGCCATGAGATCGTTGCAATCATCGATCCTAAAACTGAAGATCGGGAAACCGTCCAAAACTCTCTGAAGAAAGCAGATGTCTGCATTGAATTCACCCAGCCAAACGCTGTCCTCGGCAACATCCGCACGGCCCTAAGCCTTGGCAAAAACATTGTCGTAGGAACGACCGGCTGGAACGACGCTCTCAAAAATGTCGAAAAGTGGGTTGCTGAATCCGGTACAGGATTGTTCTATGCATCCAACTTTTCTCTTGGGGTCAACCTCTTTTTAAAAACAGTGGAAAAGGCCGCCGACCTGTTTCTGAATACAGGAAATTACAATGTCGCAGGAGTAGAGATCCATCATCAACAAAAACTTGATTCCCCTTCAGGCACGGCAATTGCCATCCAGCAGACGATTGCACGTACAGGAGGAAAATCTCCAAGTTTCTCAAGCGTTCGCTGCGGCTCTGTCCCAGGCACCCATACAGTCTACTTCGATAGCCCTTCAGATACGATAACATTGACCCACCAAGCCCGCAACAGAGAAGATTTTGCATTAGGCGCTGTTTCGGCCGCAGAATGGATGCAAGGTAAAACGGGAATTTACACAATGGAAGATATGCTATGCCTCGCCTAG
- a CDS encoding LL-diaminopimelate aminotransferase: MAKINPHLAALKSGYLFPEIQKKKEAFLIEEPGAKLISLGIGDTTCPIAPSVVEQISCQAHAMGTPEGYTGYGPDQGSPVLRQKLSQRIYQEMIEPEEIFISDGAKCDCGRLLLLFGPNSTVAVQDPVYPVYVDTATIYGLSHSIIRMPCTPKNHFFPSPINADLIYLCSPNNPTGSVATKEQLKAYVDFAKANNSIIIFDAAYSAFIRDNTLPRSIYEIEGSREVAIEVNSFSKLAGFTGLRLGWTVVPKELNFSNGTPVHAAWSRISSTFFNGASNIVQSAGVAVLENEGWEQVQKTIDHYLENAQLIKETFVSLGYPCYGGSHAPYVWVDYSPKTSWQAFDELLKKTHILAIPGSGFGSCGEHFVRFSAFGSKETVLEAMARLSRQHVYSKNHA; the protein is encoded by the coding sequence ATGGCTAAAATCAATCCTCATCTTGCTGCATTAAAATCAGGCTACCTATTTCCCGAGATTCAGAAAAAAAAAGAAGCGTTCCTAATCGAGGAACCTGGAGCCAAACTGATCAGCTTAGGGATTGGGGACACCACCTGCCCCATTGCTCCATCTGTCGTGGAACAGATCTCCTGCCAAGCTCATGCAATGGGCACTCCGGAGGGATATACAGGTTATGGCCCCGACCAAGGCTCCCCTGTTTTAAGACAAAAACTTTCTCAACGGATCTATCAAGAAATGATTGAACCGGAAGAGATTTTTATCTCGGACGGAGCTAAGTGCGACTGCGGGCGCTTGCTGCTTCTTTTCGGGCCGAACTCTACCGTTGCCGTTCAGGATCCGGTTTATCCCGTCTATGTGGACACGGCAACCATTTACGGACTGTCCCATTCCATTATCCGCATGCCCTGCACACCTAAGAATCATTTTTTTCCCTCTCCGATCAATGCAGACCTAATCTACCTCTGTTCACCAAATAATCCTACGGGCAGTGTAGCGACTAAAGAGCAATTAAAAGCTTATGTTGATTTTGCCAAAGCAAACAACTCCATCATCATCTTTGATGCAGCCTATTCCGCATTTATCAGGGACAATACACTCCCACGCTCCATTTATGAGATTGAAGGCAGCCGCGAAGTTGCCATTGAGGTGAATTCTTTTTCCAAGCTGGCTGGATTTACAGGCTTGCGCCTAGGGTGGACCGTCGTTCCAAAAGAGCTCAACTTTTCTAACGGCACTCCGGTCCATGCGGCATGGAGCAGAATTTCCTCCACTTTTTTCAATGGCGCTTCGAATATTGTCCAAAGCGCCGGCGTTGCAGTTTTGGAAAACGAAGGATGGGAACAAGTACAAAAGACAATCGATCACTATCTTGAAAATGCTCAACTGATTAAAGAAACTTTTGTCTCTCTTGGTTATCCCTGTTACGGCGGCAGCCACGCACCCTATGTATGGGTCGACTACTCCCCCAAAACTTCGTGGCAAGCATTTGATGAGCTGCTGAAGAAAACACATATCTTGGCCATTCCTGGCAGCGGATTCGGCAGCTGCGGCGAACATTTCGTCCGGTTCAGCGCCTTCGGTTCCAAAGAGACGGTACTCGAAGCGATGGCACGCCTTAGCCGCCAACACGTTTACTCAAAAAATCATGCTTGA